In Anopheles bellator chromosome 2, idAnoBellAS_SP24_06.2, whole genome shotgun sequence, the genomic stretch aattccgaTCAGTTACCTGAAAGGAAATCGTTGGGAATTGCGATGCGCACAACTTACATGTTGGAGCTTGTTACAGAAATGTTAGAGTTGATTGTACAATGATCGCTTTCCGTCGGTGTAGCGTCCGAACTGGTTGAGCTGAACGAGTTGatgctgcggttgcggttcATAAATGCCTTCGGGAGcgcataattaaaatttcttaTCAACAGTGTAACATCATCCCGGCTGCTGAACGTTacgggtttgttttcctccacCAGCTGCATGTAAACGTCGTGGTGCTTCTGTACGATACGATGAACCACGGACTGAGCCACCCCGGCAAGGGTTGATTGGTTGTGAAATTCTTCTGAAATCATTCGAACCAGCTCGCGATTGCCAGTTGACGTGTCACCCGTGCAAATATCGTGCAACGCTCGGCAAAGCCCACTCGACATCAGCACAAGAAACCGACAAGCCGGCGTAATCTGTATACCGCCCACGATTTCCGGTTCAAATATTACTGGTTCCGTTGCGGCACTCGAGAGAAAATTGCAGTCTTTGTAGCCCGCTTTGCCAAGGTAGTTGCCGATACACCGTGTGCTGTACAGAGGAACACCTTCAAAGTTTTGCGCCATCAACCCCAGCCGAAATAAACGAGCAGCTTCTTCTGCGTTCAGCAAATTATGGTCGATACTCAGCTGCGTTACTGTGAGCGTATCGTGTTCGCCCGTCTTGCAGAGCAACGCCCGACAATTACCTATATTTCCTAGGTAAAGATGGGACCGATGAATCAAACCCACCACTGCGCTGGCTCCGATCGACAGTTCGTTGTTGATCCAGTCAAGTTTCTGCAGCACGTTTTCAAACTGTTGCGATATTTCGTATTGATTCATACCATCCGCCGACAATTGCATTTGGATAGCGGTTTTCCTCGCGACGTGCGTATTGATTGAATCCAAGTAACCTTTCTCGACGGAGTTGAACGATTGGCGCATCAACTCTTTGACGGCTTCGTCAGTGTGACAGGAATTTAGCTGCCCGAGCAGTAGATCGGCAGCCAAGCCTTGCAGGGCATACTCCGCCACTTTGACTTCATTATGACCGGAAAGTATTGCATACATGGACCTAACAACGggatcaacatcatcatcatcaacagtcGATGTAATCTAGATAACAAGATACCCACAAGGTATTGTCCGCTATGCAAAGGCACTTTTTGTCACGCGACTTATACCCCTCGTACCTGCTGCCATCTTCTCTGTGAACCAAGAATATTGGGAAATATGGATGAAATTGGAATCGGGACAAGAG encodes the following:
- the LOC131209894 gene encoding TGF-beta-activated kinase 1 and MAP3K7-binding protein 1-like gives rise to the protein MIRMEAMENNNKTKSWTDDLKVCNQTGVGEATNQIYKEDGSRYEGYKSRDKKCLCIADNTLSMYAILSGHNEVKVAEYALQGLAADLLLGQLNSCHTDEAVKELMRQSFNSVEKGYLDSINTHVARKTAIQMQLSADGMNQYEISQQFENVLQKLDWINNELSIGASAVVGLIHRSHLYLGNIGNCRALLCKTGEHDTLTVTQLSIDHNLLNAEEAARLFRLGLMAQNFEGVPLYSTRCIGNYLGKAGYKDCNFLSSAATEPVIFEPEIVGGIQITPACRFLVLMSSGLCRALHDICTGDTSTGNRELVRMISEEFHNQSTLAGVAQSVVHRIVQKHHDVYMQLVEENKPVTFSSRDDVTLLIRNFNYALPKAFMNRNRSINSFSSTSSDATPTESDHCTINSNISVTSSNITQPGNPYDSNQRIRSHVDFSEFYKRVAEAKALGQLPGNIEFD